A part of Parvimonas micra genomic DNA contains:
- a CDS encoding ABC transporter ATP-binding protein has protein sequence MKNSKKSILFRVIKEVFTAYPVLFPLVLVGIVFTAGVSSIPSLFIQKIVSLLEARDPSVSWSVFSKQMITLILILIGVDILSLILTAVYNLAMATITQGTLYHMRKKMFVKMQTLPLKYFDTEGHGDIMSYYTNDVDALRQMISQSLPNVLASLVVVITVFGIMLYFSFWMTLTVLLGVVAMYFVTKYVGKHSRKYFIEQQKSLGKTEGYLEEMIYGQKVVKVFNYEDESMKKFNEVNDKLFDDSQKANSYANILGPILNNIGNILYVVVAIIGGLLIYFNVYNLSLSGMAISISIVVPFLNMTKQFSGNINQVSMQLNSIIMGLAGVERVFALIDQEPEVDEGKVEIEQENDKYEFVKENGEKVEVLGNIDIKNIVFGYNKEKTVLKNISITAKQGEKIALVGATGSGKTTIANLINRFYDVNSGEILFDGINVNSIKKADLRKNVGVVLQETNLFTGTVLENLRYGHLESTREECIEACKKTGAHEFIIKLPEQYDTVLRSGGENLSQGQRQLLGISRALLENKPVLILDEATSSIDTKTENVVQKAMYVLMEGRTVFIIAHRLSTISNSDRIIVLDNGEILEMGTHDELIEKQGRYYQLYTGKFELD, from the coding sequence ATGAAAAATAGTAAAAAATCAATTTTATTCAGAGTAATAAAAGAAGTATTTACAGCTTATCCTGTACTTTTTCCTTTAGTTTTAGTTGGAATAGTATTTACGGCTGGGGTTAGCTCAATTCCAAGCTTATTTATTCAAAAAATTGTAAGTTTACTTGAAGCTAGAGATCCTTCAGTTTCATGGTCTGTTTTTTCAAAACAAATGATTACTTTAATCTTGATACTAATTGGAGTAGATATACTTTCTTTGATTTTAACAGCTGTATATAATCTTGCAATGGCTACTATAACACAAGGAACTCTTTATCATATGCGAAAAAAGATGTTTGTAAAAATGCAAACTCTTCCTTTAAAGTATTTTGATACTGAAGGACATGGAGATATAATGAGTTATTATACAAATGATGTTGACGCTTTAAGACAGATGATTTCACAAAGTTTACCAAATGTATTAGCATCATTAGTTGTTGTTATAACAGTTTTTGGTATAATGTTATATTTTAGTTTTTGGATGACACTTACCGTTCTACTAGGTGTTGTTGCCATGTATTTTGTAACAAAATATGTTGGTAAACATTCAAGAAAATACTTCATTGAGCAACAAAAATCATTGGGCAAAACTGAAGGTTATTTAGAAGAAATGATTTATGGACAAAAAGTTGTTAAGGTTTTTAATTATGAAGATGAGTCAATGAAAAAATTTAATGAAGTTAATGATAAATTATTTGACGATTCTCAAAAGGCGAATTCTTATGCTAATATACTTGGACCAATTTTAAATAATATCGGAAATATTCTATATGTTGTTGTTGCAATTATTGGAGGACTTTTAATATACTTTAATGTATATAATTTAAGTCTTTCAGGGATGGCAATTAGTATAAGTATAGTAGTTCCATTTTTAAATATGACAAAGCAATTTTCAGGAAATATCAACCAAGTTTCAATGCAACTAAATTCAATTATTATGGGTTTAGCAGGAGTTGAGAGAGTTTTTGCTCTAATTGACCAAGAACCTGAAGTAGATGAGGGTAAAGTTGAAATAGAACAAGAAAATGATAAATATGAATTTGTAAAAGAAAATGGAGAAAAAGTAGAAGTTCTAGGAAATATTGATATAAAAAATATTGTTTTCGGATATAATAAGGAAAAAACAGTTTTAAAAAATATCAGTATTACTGCTAAACAAGGCGAAAAGATTGCACTTGTAGGAGCAACCGGAAGTGGTAAAACAACAATTGCCAACCTTATAAACAGATTTTATGATGTAAATAGTGGAGAAATTTTATTTGACGGAATAAATGTAAATTCAATAAAAAAAGCTGACCTTAGAAAAAATGTAGGTGTTGTTTTACAAGAAACAAATCTATTTACTGGAACAGTTTTAGAAAATCTTAGATACGGGCATTTAGAATCTACAAGAGAAGAATGTATCGAGGCTTGTAAAAAAACAGGAGCTCATGAATTTATAATAAAACTTCCAGAACAATATGATACTGTCTTAAGAAGTGGCGGAGAAAACTTATCTCAAGGCCAAAGACAGTTGCTTGGAATTTCAAGGGCATTACTAGAAAATAAACCGGTTCTTATTCTTGATGAAGCAACTTCCTCAATAGATACAAAAACAGAAAATGTAGTTCAAAAAGCTATGTATGTTTTAATGGAAGGCAGAACTGTTTTTATAATTGCTCATAGACTTTCTACAATTTCAAATTCAGACAGAATAATTGTTTTGGATAATGGAGAAATTTTAGAAATGGGAACTCATGATGAATTGATTGAAAAACAAGGAAGATATTATCAATTATACACAGGAAAATTTGAATTGGATTAA
- a CDS encoding ABC transporter ATP-binding protein, translated as MVKTLSKSIREYKKDSIMSVIYIVFEVIMECIIPFILANLVNGIRLNIPIRDLFNQGLILVVMAMLSLTFGILAGKKSAVASTGFARNLRKDIFEKVQGFSFENIDSFSNSSLLTRLTTDVTNVQNAYMMTIRMAIRSPFMFVFSFVMSFIMGGKLAFIFVIVVPILLIGLAFILIKAMKIFKQIFYKYDDMNNTIQENIKAIRLVKSLVREDFEIKKFDKVATDVKDNFTFAEKIISLYAPLMQFCLYVDTVLILFLGSYVIVTGINPNFNVGQMSALMTYSFMILSSLMMFSMVLVMLTMAMESSKRISEVLNTESTISDEKSLHKKINSGEIEFKNVIFRYSEDAKENVINDVSFKIPSGSTVGIIGATGSGKSTLVQLIPRLYNINSGEILIDNINIENIDIELLREEVGMVLQKNTLFSGTIRENLKWGNKSATDEELDLVCNIAQATEIINKMPNGYDEYIEQGGANLSGGQKQRLCIARALLKKPKILIFDDSTSAVDTKTDELIRRGLKTYMPETTKIIIAQRILSVQNADIILVIEKGEVVASGNHETLVKQEGLYRDLYLTQGGVVDEK; from the coding sequence ATGGTAAAAACATTGAGTAAAAGCATAAGAGAGTATAAAAAAGACTCGATTATGTCTGTTATTTATATTGTCTTTGAAGTTATTATGGAATGTATAATTCCTTTTATTCTTGCAAATTTAGTAAATGGAATTAGATTAAACATTCCAATTAGAGATTTATTTAATCAGGGATTAATTCTTGTTGTAATGGCAATGCTATCTTTAACTTTTGGAATATTAGCGGGAAAGAAAAGTGCAGTTGCATCTACAGGTTTCGCTAGAAATTTAAGAAAAGATATTTTTGAAAAAGTTCAAGGATTTTCTTTTGAAAATATAGATTCTTTTTCTAATTCGTCATTACTTACAAGACTTACAACTGATGTTACAAATGTTCAAAATGCTTATATGATGACAATAAGAATGGCAATTAGAAGTCCATTTATGTTTGTTTTCTCTTTTGTTATGTCATTTATTATGGGAGGAAAACTTGCATTTATTTTTGTTATAGTTGTTCCAATACTTTTAATTGGACTCGCATTTATACTTATAAAAGCGATGAAAATTTTCAAACAAATATTTTATAAATATGATGATATGAATAATACTATTCAAGAAAATATAAAGGCAATAAGACTTGTAAAATCATTAGTTCGTGAGGATTTTGAAATTAAGAAATTTGATAAAGTTGCAACTGATGTAAAAGATAATTTTACTTTTGCAGAAAAAATAATATCATTGTATGCTCCTTTAATGCAATTTTGTTTATATGTAGATACTGTTTTGATTTTATTTTTGGGCTCTTATGTTATCGTAACTGGAATTAATCCAAATTTCAATGTAGGGCAAATGTCTGCACTTATGACTTACAGTTTTATGATTTTGAGTAGTCTTATGATGTTTTCAATGGTTCTTGTTATGTTGACAATGGCAATGGAATCTTCAAAGAGAATATCAGAAGTTTTAAATACGGAATCAACTATATCAGATGAAAAGTCATTGCACAAAAAAATTAATAGCGGAGAAATTGAATTTAAAAATGTGATTTTTAGATATTCAGAAGATGCAAAGGAAAATGTAATTAATGATGTTTCATTTAAAATTCCTTCGGGTAGTACTGTTGGAATAATTGGAGCTACCGGTTCTGGAAAGAGTACATTAGTTCAATTAATTCCAAGACTTTACAATATTAATTCAGGAGAAATTTTAATTGACAATATTAATATTGAAAATATTGACATTGAATTATTAAGAGAAGAAGTAGGTATGGTTCTTCAAAAGAATACTTTATTCTCTGGAACAATTAGAGAAAATTTAAAATGGGGAAATAAAAGTGCAACTGATGAAGAACTTGATTTAGTTTGCAATATTGCTCAAGCAACTGAAATTATTAACAAAATGCCTAATGGTTATGATGAATATATCGAACAAGGTGGAGCAAATCTTTCTGGTGGTCAAAAACAAAGACTTTGTATTGCAAGAGCATTACTTAAGAAACCGAAAATTTTAATTTTTGATGACTCCACATCTGCTGTTGATACAAAAACTGATGAATTGATTAGAAGAGGGTTAAAAACTTATATGCCTGAAACTACAAAAATTATAATTGCTCAAAGAATACTATCCGTTCAAAATGCAGATATAATTTTGGTAATCGAAAAGGGTGAAGTGGTAGCTAGTGGAAATCACGAAACTCTTGTTAAACAAGAGGGATTATATCGTGATTTATACTTAACACAAGGAGGAGTTGTAGATGAAAAATAG
- a CDS encoding phosphate ABC transporter ATP-binding protein: MNILEIKNLSIFYKEKSILEDFNLDIKENEIICIMGSSGSGKSTLLSCLNGFLIENGGNYTGDVFFRGENIKNIKPIELKRKISTLFQDSKPFDFSIEKNITYAMEFYEGKVKNKKEKVKNLLESVNLYDEVKDNLSLSPSKLSGGQRQRLCIARMLTTCPEVLIFDEPCSSLDEKNSIIIESLIKELSKKYTIIISTHNEKQANRLADRIIRIENKKLI; the protein is encoded by the coding sequence TTGAATATATTAGAAATAAAAAATCTTAGTATCTTCTACAAAGAAAAAAGTATTTTAGAAGATTTCAATTTAGATATAAAGGAAAATGAAATAATCTGTATAATGGGAAGTTCAGGCTCCGGAAAATCTACTTTACTTTCTTGTTTGAACGGATTTTTAATTGAAAATGGTGGAAATTATACTGGAGATGTATTTTTTAGAGGAGAAAATATTAAAAACATCAAACCGATTGAGTTAAAAAGAAAGATTTCTACACTTTTTCAAGATTCTAAACCTTTTGACTTTTCAATAGAAAAAAATATTACCTATGCAATGGAATTTTATGAGGGAAAAGTTAAAAATAAAAAAGAGAAAGTTAAAAATTTATTGGAAAGTGTAAATTTATATGATGAGGTAAAAGACAATTTAAGCCTTTCTCCTTCAAAATTATCAGGTGGGCAAAGACAAAGACTTTGTATTGCCAGGATGCTTACAACTTGCCCTGAAGTTTTGATTTTTGATGAACCTTGTTCTTCTTTGGATGAAAAAAATTCTATAATAATTGAATCTCTTATAAAAGAACTTTCAAAAAAATATACTATAATAATTTCAACTCATAATGAAAAGCAGGCAAATAGACTAGCAGATAGAATAATTAGAATAGAAAATAAAAAACTAATATAA
- a CDS encoding PstA family ABC transporter permease, whose amino-acid sequence MIRFKDNLIKLFAYISIFIVMTAIFLIFSFVFFNGISGINLKFLTENPKGMPLGVDGGIRNAIIGSFLLMILSMIFSTALGICFAIYNKIFCKSKIIKMLLSFLIQCISSIPSIIIGLFVYGFFIVTLNIPKSLFTASIALSLMVFPFVELNVEKLIEEFDRQCIRDSYALGIDKIYMCRKLILPTISNKIVSISILAGSYAAGATAPLLLTGVVFMAKPSGLFNPVMALPFHLHMLLSQSVATEKAYATAMVLIGLLIILNLLSEIIMRNIGGKIVEYIRNKKS is encoded by the coding sequence ATGATAAGATTTAAAGATAATTTAATTAAACTTTTTGCATATATATCTATTTTTATAGTTATGACAGCAATTTTTTTGATATTTTCTTTTGTGTTTTTTAATGGAATTTCAGGAATAAATTTAAAATTTTTAACGGAAAATCCTAAAGGAATGCCACTTGGAGTAGATGGTGGTATAAGAAATGCGATAATAGGATCATTTTTGTTGATGATATTATCTATGATTTTTTCAACAGCTTTAGGTATTTGTTTTGCAATTTACAATAAAATATTTTGTAAATCAAAAATAATTAAGATGCTTTTGAGTTTTCTTATTCAATGTATTTCATCAATTCCGTCGATTATAATTGGACTTTTTGTCTATGGATTTTTTATAGTAACTTTAAATATTCCGAAGAGTTTATTTACAGCAAGTATAGCTCTTTCACTAATGGTTTTTCCTTTTGTGGAGCTAAATGTTGAAAAATTAATTGAAGAATTTGATAGACAATGTATAAGAGATAGCTATGCTTTAGGAATTGATAAAATTTATATGTGTAGGAAGTTAATTTTACCTACTATTTCCAATAAAATAGTTTCAATTTCAATTTTAGCAGGAAGTTATGCCGCAGGGGCAACTGCACCTTTACTTTTGACTGGAGTTGTATTTATGGCAAAACCAAGTGGATTATTTAATCCTGTTATGGCTTTACCATTCCATTTGCATATGTTACTAAGTCAATCAGTTGCAACTGAAAAAGCATATGCGACAGCTATGGTTTTGATTGGACTTTTAATAATATTAAATTTATTATCTGAAATAATAATGAGAAATATAGGAGGTAAAATAGTTGAATATATTAGAAATAAAAAATCTTAG
- the pstC gene encoding phosphate ABC transporter permease subunit PstC, with the protein MKNKVFKYTVYIFTLFTILLLLTLIVFLYNQSLPFFLKNNFLKFIFGRVWDATEVSGSFGIFNILLASVFISILACIISLPIAIGTAIFISFYTKKSRVILIWLINILAGIPSIIYGFFGMIIIVKNIERIFKISAGESVLAGSIILSIMILPYFVSNLIETIELIKKKYQRDSDALGISKEFFIRKVVLKKLHFSILTGLMISFSRAIGETMAVMMVIGNAPIFPKLLSKAQTIPSLIALEIGMSEVYSEHYYALFASGFILLILVLIINILLFVINRKSKSYDKI; encoded by the coding sequence ATGAAAAATAAAGTTTTTAAATACACAGTCTATATTTTTACATTATTTACAATCTTACTTTTGTTGACTCTAATAGTCTTTTTGTATAATCAGTCATTACCATTTTTTCTTAAAAATAATTTTCTAAAATTTATTTTTGGAAGAGTTTGGGATGCAACGGAAGTTTCAGGAAGTTTCGGAATCTTTAATATACTATTAGCAAGTGTATTTATATCTATTCTAGCTTGTATTATTTCACTTCCTATAGCTATTGGAACAGCAATATTTATATCCTTTTATACAAAAAAGTCAAGAGTTATACTTATATGGCTTATAAACATTTTGGCAGGTATTCCGTCAATAATTTATGGTTTTTTTGGAATGATTATAATTGTAAAAAATATAGAAAGAATATTTAAGATTTCTGCTGGAGAAAGTGTTCTTGCAGGTAGTATTATCTTATCAATAATGATTTTACCTTATTTTGTTTCTAATCTTATTGAAACAATTGAACTTATTAAGAAAAAATATCAAAGAGATTCTGATGCTTTGGGAATAAGTAAAGAGTTTTTTATAAGAAAAGTAGTTTTAAAGAAATTGCATTTTTCAATTTTAACAGGCCTTATGATTTCATTCTCCAGAGCAATAGGGGAAACAATGGCAGTTATGATGGTTATAGGAAATGCACCGATTTTTCCAAAATTATTGTCAAAAGCACAGACTATTCCATCGCTTATTGCACTTGAAATAGGGATGAGTGAAGTCTATAGTGAACATTATTATGCACTTTTTGCAAGTGGATTTATACTTTTGATTTTGGTTTTAATCATTAATATTTTATTATTTGTTATCAACAGAAAGAGTAAAAGTTATGATAAGATTTAA
- a CDS encoding phosphate ABC transporter substrate-binding protein, whose translation MKKYLKKLMALLAVCIMFTACSGQKQNTEKKEETNKTESKSDTVNAQISFSGSSTLAPVINKIATDFIEKYTTWDKVDSSLPKENITIFVSSGGSGAGVKAVLDKVANFGMLARDIKDSEKEKVKDLESYTLGLDALCICVNPDNNILKAKNGNLTKEEIIKIFSGEYKTWKQVDPSLPDEEIVVVTRDLGGGAHEVFQKKIMKDVKVREDAIQAPSMGALVSKIIENKNAIGYASYGITNQNQGKLIPMKVDNVEPTEENILNNSYYISRPLIIMKSGKLTATEKVFVDLLQSEEGKKVIKSMGFIPSK comes from the coding sequence ATGAAAAAATATTTAAAAAAATTAATGGCTCTTTTAGCAGTTTGTATTATGTTTACTGCTTGTTCAGGACAAAAACAAAATACTGAAAAGAAAGAGGAAACAAATAAAACTGAAAGCAAGTCTGATACTGTTAATGCACAAATTAGTTTTAGTGGTTCTTCAACTTTAGCTCCTGTAATCAATAAGATTGCTACAGATTTTATTGAAAAATATACAACTTGGGATAAGGTTGATTCTTCATTGCCAAAAGAAAATATAACTATTTTTGTTTCATCTGGTGGTTCAGGTGCAGGAGTTAAGGCTGTTCTTGATAAAGTTGCAAATTTTGGAATGCTTGCTCGTGATATTAAGGATTCAGAAAAAGAAAAGGTTAAGGATTTGGAATCTTATACTTTAGGTCTTGACGCTCTTTGTATTTGTGTTAATCCTGATAATAATATTTTAAAAGCTAAAAATGGAAATTTAACTAAAGAAGAAATCATAAAGATTTTTTCAGGAGAATATAAAACATGGAAACAAGTAGATCCATCTTTACCTGATGAAGAAATTGTAGTTGTAACTCGTGATTTAGGTGGTGGAGCTCATGAAGTTTTCCAAAAGAAAATAATGAAAGATGTTAAGGTTAGAGAAGATGCGATTCAAGCTCCTTCAATGGGTGCATTAGTTTCAAAAATTATTGAAAATAAAAATGCTATTGGATATGCATCATATGGTATTACTAATCAAAACCAAGGAAAGTTAATTCCTATGAAAGTTGATAATGTTGAACCAACTGAAGAAAATATTTTAAATAACAGTTACTATATTTCAAGACCTTTAATCATTATGAAGAGTGGAAAATTAACTGCAACTGAAAAAGTATTTGTTGATTTACTTCAATCAGAAGAAGGAAAGAAAGTTATAAAAAGTATGGGATTCATACCAAGCAAATAA
- a CDS encoding TipC family immunity protein, which yields MIKKKIDISFYNKILEKKITFSIHYKYDIESKKMVENVDFFDNTKKMPEAEIDEISKIKEYLEKNNISIKDLKETADELLYEKVIGDWEKYTNSRYSKDNLGTVKIERSQLFDGVD from the coding sequence ATGATAAAAAAAAAAATAGATATAAGCTTTTATAATAAGATACTTGAAAAGAAAATAACATTTTCTATACATTACAAATATGATATAGAAAGCAAGAAAATGGTAGAAAATGTTGATTTTTTTGATAATACAAAAAAAATGCCAGAAGCTGAAATTGATGAGATATCAAAGATAAAAGAATATTTAGAAAAAAATAATATATCCATAAAAGACTTGAAAGAAACAGCAGATGAATTGCTGTATGAAAAAGTAATAGGAGATTGGGAAAAATATACAAATTCAAGATATTCAAAGGATAATTTAGGAACAGTAAAGATAGAAAGAAGTCAATTATTTGATGGAGTGGATTAG
- a CDS encoding TipC family immunity protein, translating into MKSKIKVTLAIVIIILVSLVFIFTLYNRKNPKEKNIFDEMYYGEKKVYKRGANTPFRNIPGIHQWNRNDFMVNPSVKELSDRNNTVEERYKKKYKTKKIGEWDIGFKFIYDKKKNRYKLL; encoded by the coding sequence ATGAAAAGTAAAATAAAAGTAACATTAGCAATAGTAATCATAATACTTGTATCATTAGTATTTATATTTACATTATATAATAGAAAGAATCCAAAAGAAAAAAATATATTTGATGAAATGTATTATGGAGAGAAAAAAGTATATAAGAGAGGTGCTAATACACCATTTAGAAATATACCAGGAATACATCAATGGAATAGGAATGATTTTATGGTTAATCCTTCTGTCAAAGAATTGAGTGATAGGAATAATACAGTAGAAGAAAGATATAAAAAGAAATATAAAACAAAAAAAATAGGAGAATGGGATATAGGATTTAAATTTATTTATGATAAAAAAAAAAATAGATATAAGCTTTTATAA
- a CDS encoding TipC family immunity protein, with protein MKSVVKTALIVLVSMVLVIVVYKIINLINLNEKNIFDEMYYGEKKVYSRFEETPFWDIPGIHRWNRNDMKDTTIRENPIVAERYEKKYKTKKIGEWTIHFSFNFEKKDIAINFTTKIIKEKLYITFNYYYEIDKKIPREEISLYDDKLPRENARIEDIPRIKEYLEKNNISIKDLKETGDELLFEKVIGDWEKYANSRYSKDNLGIVKIERSQLFDGVD; from the coding sequence ATGAAAAGTGTAGTAAAGACAGCATTAATAGTTTTAGTATCAATGGTATTAGTAATAGTAGTGTACAAGATAATAAATCTAATAAATCTGAATGAAAAGAATATCTTTGATGAAATGTATTATGGAGAGAAAAAAGTATATAGTAGATTTGAAGAAACTCCATTTTGGGACATACCTGGAATACATCGATGGAACAGAAATGATATGAAAGATACAACGATTAGAGAAAATCCAATAGTAGCCGAAAGATATGAAAAGAAATATAAAACAAAAAAAATAGGAGAATGGACAATTCACTTTTCTTTTAATTTTGAAAAAAAAGACATAGCCATAAATTTTACCACTAAAATTATTAAAGAAAAACTATATATAACTTTTAATTATTATTATGAAATAGATAAAAAGATACCGCGTGAAGAAATTAGTTTATATGATGATAAATTACCAAGAGAAAATGCCAGAATTGAAGATATACCAAGAATAAAAGAATATTTAGAAAAAAATAATATATCCATAAAAGACTTAAAAGAAACAGGGGACGAATTGTTGTTTGAAAAAGTAATAGGAGATTGGGAAAAATATGCAAATTCAAGATATTCAAAAGATAATTTAGGGATAGTAAAAATAGAAAGAAGTCAATTATTTGATGGAGTGGATTAG
- a CDS encoding TIGR04197 family type VII secretion effector yields MIQSSSIIVEDIIKEMEVELKALTNVLSISLDFSTTVIGNKRIHESIREGISITTEIKNLFDISLNKVFVVESTLRKADNQIGEKFLKR; encoded by the coding sequence ATGATACAAAGTAGTAGTATAATAGTTGAAGATATAATTAAAGAAATGGAAGTAGAACTAAAAGCATTAACAAATGTATTAAGTATAAGTTTGGATTTTAGTACAACTGTTATAGGAAATAAAAGAATACATGAATCAATTAGAGAAGGAATATCTATTACTACAGAAATTAAAAATTTATTTGATATTTCGTTAAATAAAGTTTTTGTAGTTGAATCAACATTAAGAAAAGCAGATAATCAAATAGGAGAAAAATTTTTAAAAAGATAA
- a CDS encoding HAD family hydrolase, giving the protein MKAVLFDMDGVLIDSEMFYMKGTYDWISKRGFKGKLEDTFRLIGTNMEGTYNLLYEMLNKKYTISEIEEENRKYFLEHPIDYKAILKPYVKEILIFLKKHKIKTAVCSSSPKKTIEKALKDCEILKYFDFIVSSDEVKKSKPNPDVYLKACEFLKVSKEDAFVIEDSTRGIESGKNADIKVIAIEDKFFGQDQTKADYIFEDLGEVLEFFKGEINIL; this is encoded by the coding sequence ATGAAAGCTGTACTTTTTGATATGGATGGAGTCCTTATAGATTCAGAAATGTTTTATATGAAGGGAACTTATGATTGGATTTCTAAAAGGGGTTTTAAAGGAAAACTCGAAGATACTTTTAGACTTATCGGTACGAATATGGAAGGAACATATAATTTGCTGTATGAAATGCTCAATAAAAAATATACAATTTCTGAGATAGAAGAAGAAAATAGAAAGTATTTTTTAGAACATCCTATTGACTATAAAGCAATTCTAAAGCCTTATGTAAAAGAAATTTTAATATTTTTAAAAAAACATAAAATAAAAACTGCTGTTTGCTCATCAAGTCCTAAAAAGACAATTGAAAAGGCATTAAAAGATTGTGAAATTTTAAAGTACTTTGACTTTATAGTAAGTTCTGATGAAGTCAAAAAAAGTAAGCCAAATCCGGATGTCTATCTAAAAGCCTGTGAATTTTTAAAAGTTTCTAAGGAAGATGCTTTTGTAATAGAGGACTCAACAAGGGGAATAGAATCTGGGAAAAATGCAGATATAAAAGTAATTGCTATAGAAGATAAATTCTTCGGACAAGATCAAACAAAAGCAGATTATATCTTTGAAGATTTGGGAGAAGTTTTGGAGTTTTTTAAAGGAGAAATTAATATATTATAA
- the hemW gene encoding radical SAM family heme chaperone HemW: MKRLGLYIHIPFCDRICNYCDFTAFQGANSKIKEYVEALKKEIELKGNKNFLIDSIFIGGGTPSFIDGKYIFEILEKVKENFTVLDNIEISIETNPKTFDKRKLEYYKSAKINRVSIGVQSFNDVILKELGRNHNSKEAFDSIELVKKFDFDINLDLIFGYQSQTIEDILYDLEMVKNINPEHISYYALIIEEKTKFKALQNAGKLDFLDEETERKMYHLIVEKLEEMGMNQYEVSNFAKVGKESVHNKKYWNCKEYLGLGISAHSYLNDERFSNTVNLSKYIKELYNGNIPVDFREKLDMPTKKFEYIIMNMRLKEGFLISDYNRLFESDFLEENKKAVKIGLENNVVEIKDDRIYFTKRGFDIMDSFFVNCNLKETR, translated from the coding sequence ATGAAAAGATTGGGATTATATATTCACATTCCTTTTTGTGATAGAATATGTAATTATTGCGACTTTACAGCATTTCAAGGTGCAAATTCTAAAATTAAAGAGTATGTAGAAGCTTTAAAAAAAGAAATTGAATTAAAAGGAAATAAAAACTTTTTAATAGATTCTATTTTCATTGGAGGAGGAACTCCAAGTTTTATTGACGGAAAGTATATCTTTGAAATTTTAGAAAAAGTAAAGGAAAATTTTACAGTCCTTGATAATATTGAAATATCAATTGAAACAAATCCGAAAACTTTTGATAAGAGAAAATTGGAATACTATAAAAGTGCAAAAATAAATAGAGTATCAATAGGAGTACAAAGTTTTAATGATGTAATTTTAAAAGAACTTGGAAGAAATCACAATTCCAAAGAAGCCTTTGATAGTATTGAATTGGTAAAAAAATTTGACTTTGATATAAATTTAGATTTAATTTTTGGATATCAAAGTCAAACAATAGAGGATATTTTGTATGACTTGGAAATGGTAAAAAATATAAATCCTGAACATATCTCTTATTATGCTTTGATTATTGAAGAAAAGACGAAATTTAAGGCATTACAAAATGCAGGAAAATTGGATTTTTTAGATGAAGAAACTGAAAGAAAAATGTATCATCTAATCGTAGAAAAATTAGAAGAAATGGGAATGAATCAATATGAAGTTTCAAATTTTGCTAAAGTCGGGAAAGAATCTGTTCATAATAAAAAGTATTGGAATTGTAAAGAGTATTTAGGACTTGGGATTTCTGCTCATTCCTATTTAAATGATGAAAGATTTTCTAATACAGTTAATCTTTCAAAATACATAAAAGAATTATATAATGGAAATATTCCTGTAGATTTTAGAGAAAAATTGGATATGCCTACAAAAAAATTTGAATATATCATAATGAATATGCGTTTAAAAGAGGGGTTTTTAATTTCAGATTATAATAGACTTTTTGAGTCTGACTTTTTAGAAGAGAATAAAAAAGCTGTAAAAATAGGATTAGAAAATAATGTAGTCGAAATTAAAGATGATAGAATATATTTTACAAAAAGAGGTTTTGACATAATGGATAGCTTTTTTGTAAATTGTAATTTAAAGGAAACAAGGTGA